The window CAGCTCATTCGCTTTATCTCATCTTAGTCATAACTCAATTGCACACCCATGACGGCATAAAAAGCCCCCGGCGATAACACACTCGCCACCCGTACTGGCGTCACCGTGTAATTCAACACCGACTGACCTACCGGCAGTAAACGCGGGGAGCTGTACTGCCCCAATGTCAGTGGTTGGCCCTCACTATCCTTAATGACTAATCCTATTCCGCTAATTCCATGCAACTGAACATACCGCCCCGTACCGTCAACATCACTCGTCAAAAATCGTACCGATACTCCCGGTTGGTCTACACTCCACGGCATCTGCCCGGTCTGCCTATCCATTCGCGCATTCGCCACCGCTAAACAATCCGTTAATTCCAGTTGAAAAGGAACACTCCGCCCCTCACTGCCCACGGCAGGCAACTCGCCCACCCCTACAGTGCCCAACTCAATAGTTTGT of the Providencia rettgeri genome contains:
- a CDS encoding fimbrial protein, with translation MRAWNNTAYWQLCLVVTLLWGVVDNHVQASPSPVDYRVVNNWNVDGQHGILRVRGSLTDSPCRLVMESQEQTIELGTVGVGELPAVGSEGRSVPFQLELTDCLAVANARMDRQTGQMPWSVDQPGVSVRFLTSDVDGTGRYVQLHGISGIGLVIKDSEGQPLTLGQYSSPRLLPVGQSVLNYTVTPVRVASVLSPGAFYAVMGVQLSYD